The following proteins come from a genomic window of Kitasatospora cathayae:
- a CDS encoding DciA family protein: MTQPTGSGADLARTALRAARQAARTNGNAPTQRAARTVRTAVPRAQGPREPQPIADVFLALVAAHGWTLGTAGGGLRDRWPSIVGADAAAHWHLAGYDPTTRRLRVVADSPAWAVQLRLHLRRILTDLEQLRPGTVVAIDVRVGPAPVVQHDQGPDDRPARRDDRPAAQPARPPLADHAAYQDLRRRMREDAVARQAALDEAAAEREAILRQHYNWLREPEDAHRPAIEDTPVTDPNEHARQQRERHRAALAVARATRAGAILLRPVRLAPSQAGAA, encoded by the coding sequence ATGACCCAGCCCACCGGCAGCGGGGCCGACCTGGCCCGCACCGCCCTGCGCGCCGCGCGCCAGGCCGCCCGAACGAACGGCAACGCCCCTACGCAGCGCGCCGCCCGCACCGTCCGGACGGCCGTGCCCCGCGCCCAGGGCCCGCGCGAACCCCAGCCGATCGCCGACGTGTTCCTCGCTCTGGTCGCCGCGCACGGCTGGACCCTGGGCACCGCTGGCGGAGGGCTGCGCGACCGCTGGCCTTCGATCGTCGGGGCCGACGCGGCCGCCCACTGGCACCTCGCCGGATACGACCCGACCACTCGCCGCCTGCGCGTGGTCGCCGACTCCCCGGCCTGGGCCGTCCAGCTGCGCCTCCACCTGCGCCGCATCCTCACCGACCTTGAGCAACTGCGCCCCGGCACCGTGGTGGCCATCGATGTCCGCGTCGGCCCCGCGCCCGTGGTGCAGCACGACCAGGGCCCCGATGACCGGCCCGCCCGCCGTGACGACCGGCCCGCCGCGCAGCCGGCCCGGCCTCCGCTCGCCGACCACGCCGCCTACCAGGACCTGCGCCGCCGGATGCGCGAGGACGCCGTTGCCCGCCAGGCCGCACTCGATGAGGCCGCCGCTGAACGGGAGGCCATCCTGCGCCAGCACTACAACTGGCTGCGTGAGCCCGAGGACGCCCACCGGCCCGCGATCGAGGACACCCCGGTCACCGACCCCAACGAGCACGCTCGTCAGCAGCGAGAGCGCCACCGCGCCGCCCTCGCCGTCGCCCGCGCCACCCGGGCCGGGGCCATCCTGCTGCGTCCGGTCCGGCTGGCACCGTCGCAGGCCGGAGCGGCGTGA
- a CDS encoding RRQRL motif-containing zinc-binding protein: MAVRASDLDPSGEHHGGLPTWPWRYADPGLHTRRQLRALGLRPGGQEPAAQVVCRKGRRIAYLYRIDQALPVRPMTPGRAAALDRAMAARQTCPLCRTRYDACLPLKTLGSCVPCSELSDDERDQLAALTSA; this comes from the coding sequence CTGGCCGTGCGCGCATCCGACCTCGACCCCTCCGGTGAGCACCACGGCGGCCTGCCGACCTGGCCCTGGCGCTACGCCGACCCCGGCCTGCACACCCGCCGCCAGCTGCGCGCCCTGGGCCTTCGCCCCGGCGGCCAGGAACCCGCCGCGCAGGTCGTCTGCCGCAAGGGCCGCCGGATCGCCTACCTCTACCGGATCGACCAGGCCCTGCCCGTACGGCCGATGACGCCGGGCCGCGCCGCCGCCCTCGACCGCGCGATGGCCGCACGCCAGACCTGCCCGCTGTGCCGCACCCGCTACGACGCATGCCTCCCGCTCAAGACCCTCGGCTCCTGCGTGCCGTGCAGCGAGCTTTCCGACGACGAGCGCGACCAACTCGCCGCCCTCACCAGCGCCTGA
- a CDS encoding transfer protein, translated as MTTTMAPAPLGLDVDVMELEVQVPPGKLLTYDLRALASSLEILDTSCMAVETDGLTRALVTIYRDPPLEKLEPVRGEDLVIDAQGWLTVGRYHDGQPAQIRLYVPGSGAQRGALFGTTGAGKSRALQLILAAEKRSGIVSWLADLKGGQSVPEAAGQVDWRVTTQEGLLAMLQAAVRVAEERMRRYAAMGRSSFIINRPDPLLSVRIDEANRALEKGAPYRDKVAALIKELGRTGRSVGVGISIAAQASHVDELGGSDTLRGMLKEGETILLRWSSSMMQSLVSDGLLPPGTHIVPIPKRSGPPLLRSRFASARGMVKPKPGGNTGGMAYLLGSDRPTAMMRFFPVGSMHEVEGLDPLILDLYGPGEPAHLEATSHEAAGAAYLTRDGDGPAHLVEAAKEETKRLAEQAAAEQKNASTGKATVAARIVRALEDADEDEDGQQALDFDELFAAVNADGGKPVGAPVLRNNLTALAKADRLVALGAGRYTLPS; from the coding sequence ATGACCACCACCATGGCCCCGGCGCCGCTCGGCCTGGACGTCGACGTCATGGAGCTGGAGGTCCAGGTCCCTCCCGGCAAGCTCCTCACCTACGATCTGCGGGCCCTGGCCTCCTCCCTGGAGATCCTCGACACCTCCTGCATGGCGGTCGAGACGGACGGCCTCACCCGCGCCCTGGTCACCATCTACCGCGACCCGCCGCTGGAGAAGCTGGAGCCGGTCCGCGGCGAAGACCTGGTGATCGACGCGCAGGGCTGGCTGACCGTGGGCCGCTACCACGACGGCCAGCCCGCCCAGATCCGCCTCTACGTCCCCGGCTCCGGGGCGCAGCGCGGCGCCCTGTTCGGCACCACCGGCGCCGGCAAGTCCCGCGCGCTGCAGCTGATCCTGGCCGCCGAGAAGCGCTCCGGGATCGTGTCCTGGCTCGCCGACCTCAAGGGCGGGCAGTCGGTCCCGGAGGCCGCCGGTCAAGTCGACTGGCGGGTCACCACCCAGGAGGGCCTGCTCGCGATGCTCCAGGCGGCGGTGCGCGTCGCCGAGGAGCGGATGCGCCGCTACGCCGCGATGGGCCGCAGCTCGTTCATCATCAACCGGCCGGACCCGCTGCTGAGCGTGCGGATCGACGAGGCGAACCGGGCGCTGGAGAAGGGCGCGCCGTACCGGGACAAGGTCGCGGCTCTGATCAAGGAGCTCGGCCGCACCGGCCGCTCGGTCGGCGTCGGCATCTCCATCGCCGCGCAGGCCTCGCACGTGGACGAGCTCGGCGGCTCCGACACCCTGCGCGGCATGCTCAAGGAAGGCGAGACCATCCTGCTGCGCTGGTCCAGCTCGATGATGCAGTCACTCGTCTCCGACGGCCTGCTGCCCCCGGGCACGCACATCGTCCCCATCCCCAAGCGCAGCGGGCCGCCGCTGCTGCGCTCCCGGTTCGCCTCCGCCCGCGGCATGGTCAAGCCCAAGCCCGGAGGCAACACCGGCGGCATGGCCTATCTCCTCGGCTCCGACCGGCCGACCGCGATGATGCGGTTCTTCCCGGTCGGCTCCATGCACGAGGTCGAGGGCCTGGACCCGCTCATCCTCGACCTGTACGGGCCGGGCGAGCCCGCCCACCTGGAGGCCACCTCGCACGAGGCCGCCGGCGCCGCGTACCTGACCCGCGACGGCGACGGCCCCGCCCACCTGGTCGAGGCCGCGAAGGAGGAGACGAAGCGCCTGGCCGAGCAGGCCGCCGCCGAGCAGAAGAACGCCAGCACCGGCAAGGCGACCGTCGCCGCCCGCATCGTCCGCGCCCTGGAGGACGCCGACGAGGACGAGGACGGCCAGCAGGCGCTCGACTTCGACGAGCTGTTCGCCGCCGTCAACGCCGACGGCGGCAAGCCCGTCGGCGCCCCGGTCCTGCGCAACAACCTCACCGCCCTCGCCAAGGCCGACCGGCTCGTCGCCCTCGGCGCCGGCCGCTACACCCTGCCCAGCTGA
- a CDS encoding GntR family transcriptional regulator, whose amino-acid sequence MTATDQTSRGTARGIADALREQIRSGALRPGQVLPTGRELAARFNVSPKTATAGVDILKTEGLVIGEQGGRRRVRAIRRITWNLSEFERGRRRDSHALDDWAIAIKDAGREPRETIVKTVEPAEPQIAEWLRIMSGDEVVKRARVRWVDDEPFQLSTSYFPGTIARGTLLDEDRELSVPGGVLRHIGHPQTSVRDEISTRMPTPEETDILQLPVGTPVIQHVRIGYGATAPVRAMVTIAPGDRHLIVYEMEV is encoded by the coding sequence ATGACTGCGACAGATCAGACGAGCCGGGGCACTGCCCGGGGCATCGCCGACGCTCTCCGCGAGCAGATCCGCTCCGGCGCGCTGCGCCCTGGCCAGGTACTGCCTACCGGCCGTGAGCTCGCGGCCAGGTTCAACGTCTCCCCGAAGACGGCGACCGCAGGAGTGGACATCCTCAAGACCGAGGGCCTCGTCATCGGTGAACAGGGCGGTCGTCGCCGGGTACGAGCCATCCGGCGCATCACCTGGAATCTGTCCGAGTTCGAGCGTGGCCGCCGCCGCGATTCCCACGCACTGGACGACTGGGCCATTGCGATCAAGGACGCTGGCCGCGAGCCCCGCGAGACGATCGTCAAGACCGTGGAGCCGGCTGAACCGCAGATCGCAGAGTGGCTGCGGATCATGTCCGGCGACGAGGTCGTCAAGCGAGCCCGCGTCCGCTGGGTCGACGACGAACCGTTCCAGCTCTCCACCAGCTACTTCCCCGGCACGATCGCCCGGGGAACGCTGCTGGACGAAGACCGGGAACTGTCGGTCCCCGGCGGCGTGCTACGCCACATCGGCCATCCCCAGACCAGCGTCCGCGATGAGATCAGCACGCGGATGCCCACGCCCGAGGAAACCGACATTCTCCAACTCCCGGTGGGCACCCCCGTGATCCAACATGTCCGCATCGGGTACGGAGCCACGGCCCCGGTCCGCGCCATGGTCACCATTGCCCCCGGCGACCGCCACCTGATCGTGTACGAAATGGAGGTCTGA
- a CDS encoding histone deacetylase yields the protein MHADRLKYYIAGGRPPGGARTYPGCRDRRLPEQQAPVLLPGLLYFAGQSLVWTGGMGFYDPAQASEMPARAYLVTEQQFSDIAAQEMHREPGADLDLTQALAAGRDQLGPGRYETLVCPGGIEGIPVFTFTAPWHLADAELSAPSVAYLANFATGLAEAHGWSLERSAHYLATRPGAAGHWTTQAVLEALRVAAREDFGAMNAASA from the coding sequence ATGCACGCCGACCGGCTGAAGTACTACATCGCCGGTGGCCGCCCGCCCGGCGGGGCCCGGACCTACCCGGGTTGCCGTGACCGCCGGCTGCCGGAGCAGCAGGCCCCAGTACTACTGCCCGGCCTGCTCTACTTCGCGGGACAATCGTTGGTCTGGACCGGCGGCATGGGCTTCTACGATCCCGCCCAAGCCAGCGAGATGCCCGCTCGGGCCTACCTCGTCACCGAGCAGCAGTTCTCGGACATCGCCGCCCAGGAGATGCACCGGGAACCCGGGGCAGATCTCGACCTCACCCAGGCGCTCGCCGCTGGCCGCGACCAGCTCGGCCCAGGCCGGTACGAGACCTTGGTCTGTCCCGGAGGAATCGAAGGCATCCCTGTCTTCACATTCACCGCTCCCTGGCACCTCGCTGACGCCGAACTTAGCGCCCCTTCCGTCGCCTACTTGGCGAACTTCGCTACTGGCCTCGCCGAAGCTCACGGCTGGTCTCTGGAGCGCTCTGCCCACTACCTCGCCACCCGGCCCGGCGCAGCTGGCCACTGGACAACGCAGGCAGTCCTGGAAGCTCTCCGAGTCGCAGCACGAGAGGACTTTGGGGCAATGAACGCGGCATCAGCATGA
- the tnpB gene encoding IS607 family element RNA-guided endonuclease TnpB codes for MNCALRQEILRAFRFTLDPTERQLAELARYAGAARWAFNHALAAKVAAHQEWRAQVNALAASGVAVEGARKQVKVSLPNKASVQKAWNQAKGDSRTGADGICPWWHEVNTYCFQSAFMDADAAWKNWLDSLKGARAGRQVGYPRFKKKGRCRDSFRLHHHVSKPGIRLVGYRRLRLPKLGEVRLHDSGKRLSRLIDRGQAVVQSVTVSRGGHRWYASVLVKVQQDLSDKPTRRQAGRGTVGVDLGVKVLAALSQPLDAADPGTALVPNPRHLRHAAKRLAKAQRALARTVKGSARRDKARRRVARLHHEVAVRRKSGIHELTKRLATGFAVVAVENLNVAGMTASARGTVERPGRNVRQKASLNRSILDAAPAEIRRQLTYKTGWYGSKLAVCDRWFPSSKTCSACGWQNPRLTLTDREYHCQQCGLCLDRDINAARNIAAHAGIAPPTAPGRGVASPVEDARGAYVRPTILRDRGQNVMKREDSRSNSLLPPQRSDPLALPPPAYTQPGLF; via the coding sequence GTGAACTGCGCCTTGCGGCAGGAGATTCTGCGCGCATTCCGGTTCACCCTGGACCCGACCGAGCGACAGCTCGCTGAGCTGGCCCGGTACGCCGGTGCGGCGCGGTGGGCGTTCAACCATGCGCTCGCGGCAAAGGTCGCCGCGCACCAGGAGTGGCGGGCCCAGGTCAATGCCCTGGCGGCGTCTGGTGTTGCGGTCGAAGGCGCGCGGAAACAGGTCAAGGTTTCGCTGCCGAACAAGGCCTCGGTGCAGAAGGCCTGGAACCAGGCCAAGGGCGATTCCCGCACCGGTGCCGACGGAATCTGCCCGTGGTGGCACGAGGTCAACACCTACTGCTTCCAGTCAGCGTTCATGGATGCCGACGCGGCCTGGAAGAACTGGCTCGACTCGCTCAAGGGCGCGCGGGCCGGCCGCCAGGTTGGTTACCCCCGGTTCAAGAAGAAGGGGCGGTGTCGGGATTCCTTCCGGCTGCACCACCATGTGAGTAAGCCGGGGATCCGGCTGGTCGGCTACCGGCGGCTGCGGCTGCCTAAGCTCGGTGAGGTCCGCCTGCACGACTCGGGCAAGCGCCTGTCCCGGCTCATCGACCGCGGGCAGGCCGTCGTGCAGTCCGTCACCGTCTCGCGTGGCGGGCACCGCTGGTACGCGTCCGTGTTGGTCAAGGTCCAGCAGGACCTGTCCGACAAGCCGACCCGGCGTCAGGCCGGGCGCGGCACCGTCGGCGTCGACCTTGGTGTCAAGGTCCTCGCTGCCCTTTCCCAACCACTCGATGCTGCTGACCCAGGCACCGCGCTGGTACCGAATCCCCGGCACCTGCGGCACGCCGCGAAGCGCCTCGCCAAGGCGCAGCGGGCGCTCGCCCGTACTGTGAAGGGTTCGGCGCGGCGGGATAAGGCGAGGCGGCGTGTGGCCCGGCTGCACCACGAGGTCGCTGTCCGGCGGAAAAGCGGTATCCACGAGCTGACTAAACGGCTCGCCACCGGGTTCGCCGTGGTTGCGGTGGAGAACCTTAACGTGGCGGGGATGACCGCATCGGCGCGCGGCACCGTGGAGCGGCCCGGTCGCAACGTCCGGCAGAAGGCCAGTCTCAACCGCTCCATCCTCGACGCTGCCCCCGCCGAGATTCGGCGGCAGCTGACCTACAAGACGGGCTGGTACGGCTCGAAGCTCGCGGTCTGCGACCGCTGGTTCCCGTCCAGCAAGACCTGCTCGGCCTGCGGATGGCAAAACCCACGCCTCACCCTCACCGACCGGGAGTACCACTGCCAGCAGTGCGGCCTATGCCTGGACCGCGACATCAACGCGGCTCGCAACATCGCTGCCCACGCTGGCATCGCACCACCAACCGCCCCTGGTAGAGGGGTGGCCTCCCCCGTGGAGGACGCCCGCGGAGCGTACGTAAGACCGACGATCCTTCGGGACCGAGGGCAGAACGTGATGAAGCGGGAAGACAGTCGGTCAAACAGCCTACTGCCACCCCAGCGGAGCGATCCGCTGGCGCTCCCACCACCCGCGTACACCCAACCCGGACTCTTCTAA
- the dnaN gene encoding DNA polymerase III subunit beta — MKLRVFAAPLAEAVAFAARALPTRPPVPVLAGILLRTDESGLHLAAFDYETAATTRVDAEIADDGTTLVSGRLLNEICKTLPKAAEVDIELSGSRLLVTSGTARFTLPTLPVEEYPQLPGVPDTVLTVQADTLADAVAQVAVAASTEESLPVLTAVQLLLEDDRITLAATDRYRFAVRELTVQPTGTLPAVKPKTGKKKDEADDGAVLIPAKFLAEATRAMTGEHPVAVGWSDGQLTLTTAGSSIGTRLLDGDFPRHRGVFPTPADAELTVTVPTDEALAALKRVALVASDKTPVRLTVTDDGQQLLLEAGHGDDAHAVDRIPCNTTGHLDGATIAFNPGYLADALKALTAPEARLHATSATKPALLTGHSGELADTDYQHLLMPIRLNG, encoded by the coding sequence GTGAAGCTCCGCGTCTTCGCCGCTCCGCTCGCCGAGGCCGTCGCCTTCGCCGCCCGCGCCCTGCCCACCCGCCCCCCGGTCCCGGTCCTCGCCGGCATCCTGCTGCGCACCGACGAGAGCGGCCTGCACCTGGCGGCGTTCGACTACGAGACTGCGGCGACCACCCGCGTGGACGCGGAGATCGCCGACGACGGCACCACGCTGGTCTCCGGCCGCCTCCTCAACGAGATCTGCAAGACCCTCCCGAAGGCGGCCGAGGTCGACATCGAGCTGTCCGGCTCCCGGCTGCTCGTCACCTCCGGCACCGCGCGCTTCACCCTGCCGACCCTGCCGGTCGAGGAGTACCCGCAGCTGCCCGGCGTGCCGGACACCGTGCTCACCGTCCAGGCCGACACGCTCGCCGACGCCGTCGCCCAGGTCGCCGTCGCCGCGAGCACCGAGGAGAGCCTGCCGGTGCTGACCGCCGTGCAGCTGCTCCTGGAAGATGACCGGATCACCCTGGCCGCCACCGACCGCTACCGCTTCGCCGTACGCGAGCTGACCGTCCAGCCCACCGGCACTCTCCCGGCCGTGAAGCCCAAGACCGGCAAGAAGAAGGACGAGGCCGACGACGGCGCCGTCCTCATCCCGGCAAAGTTCCTCGCCGAGGCCACCCGCGCGATGACCGGCGAGCACCCGGTCGCCGTCGGCTGGTCGGACGGCCAGCTCACCCTCACCACCGCCGGCTCCTCCATCGGCACCCGGCTCCTCGACGGCGACTTCCCGCGCCACCGCGGCGTGTTCCCCACCCCCGCCGACGCCGAGCTGACCGTCACCGTCCCCACCGACGAGGCGCTGGCCGCGCTCAAGCGCGTCGCCCTGGTCGCCTCCGACAAGACCCCGGTCCGCCTGACCGTCACCGACGACGGACAGCAGCTGCTCCTGGAAGCCGGGCACGGCGACGACGCCCACGCCGTCGACCGCATCCCCTGCAACACCACCGGCCACCTCGACGGCGCCACGATCGCGTTCAACCCCGGCTACCTCGCCGACGCCCTCAAGGCGCTCACCGCCCCCGAGGCCCGCCTGCACGCCACGTCGGCCACCAAGCCCGCCCTGCTCACCGGGCACTCCGGCGAACTCGCCGACACCGACTACCAGCACCTGCTGATGCCGATCCGCCTCAACGGCTGA
- a CDS encoding Imm21 family immunity protein: MSLTWLETEGGPFIVVPRDALSHWSGTEGDYDRACEVVELVGVLALPGDVEALVLGDEPLSTAYLPEHRVLVRWCYAESEEGVADIVLAGLPTAEWEEGPVLKTTGELVMFDAAYFGTEVGTLTDSTVLELGAGSYRVDSASIEPDRLTSFRVHRFVELT, encoded by the coding sequence ATGTCCTTGACGTGGCTGGAGACAGAGGGCGGCCCGTTCATCGTGGTTCCACGCGATGCTCTGTCGCACTGGTCGGGAACGGAGGGCGACTACGACCGGGCCTGCGAGGTGGTGGAACTGGTCGGTGTCCTCGCTCTCCCTGGTGACGTCGAGGCGCTCGTCCTCGGGGATGAACCGCTCTCCACCGCCTACCTTCCCGAGCACCGAGTTCTCGTCCGCTGGTGCTACGCAGAAAGCGAGGAAGGCGTCGCTGACATCGTCCTGGCCGGCCTTCCCACCGCCGAGTGGGAAGAAGGACCCGTACTGAAAACCACGGGCGAGCTCGTCATGTTCGACGCCGCCTACTTCGGCACCGAGGTCGGGACACTCACGGACAGCACTGTTCTCGAACTCGGCGCCGGCAGCTACCGAGTGGACTCGGCAAGCATCGAGCCCGACCGCCTCACGTCCTTTCGCGTCCACCGATTCGTTGAGCTGACCTGA